The sequence below is a genomic window from Candidatus Binatia bacterium.
GGGCCGCGCAGTCGAGCTGGTTCACGTACTACGGCCAGGACGGCTGTGCAGAGAAATACAACCTGATCGGTTACCTTGCCCAGCCGCTCTACGGCGTGTGGGCCTCGGCGCCCTACTTTCACAACGGATCGGTTCCGACGATCTGGGGAGTGCTCGATTCGAAGCGCCGGCCGCTGTTCTGGCGACGCACGTCCAAGCCTGCGCAGGCCGGAGTGGTCATGGGTTACGACACCGATCTGGCGCGTGCCTTCGATCCGGTCGAAGTCGGATGGAGATACGACGAGCTCCAGTGCGGCTCACCGGGCCTGACGCCGTACGTCGACTGTGATCCCCAGGATCCGTTCGCGACTCCGATGGTCGATTCGTGGCTCGACGTCCTGTTCACCAACGGATCGCTGTCGTGGAACATGCTCGGTGCGCTCCAGGCGCCGACGCTGACGAACCAGCAGATCGAGGACAGGAAGATCTACAACACGCGCATGTACAGCCAGTCCAATACCGGGCACGAATTTACCGACGTGCTGACCGACGCCGAGCGCGCGGCGCTGATCGAGTATCTGAAGACGCTTTGAGCGGCGGCCCGCCGGGATCGACCCTGTGCGTAAGCGGCAGGAGCCGACCCGGCCGGGCAGCGGGCAATTCGGAAGCATGACGCGACGCCTGCCTGCTTTGCGGGCAGGCGCCTGCATGATCAGCAGGCAACCGGCAGGTTCTGCCTCAAATCTGCGCGCATCTTGCTGCTTTTTCGTGATGTCCACCGTGGCATGTCCCTTGCTCAAGACCTCGCCGGAGGTACTACCCCAATGGCAGAAGGGACCAACACTAGCGGCGTAAAGGCGACGCTCGGGCTTACCGGCGTCACGATGAATGCAATGGCGCTGATCGCGCCCGGCGCGTTCCTGTGGACGACGTTTCAGCTGCAGGCGGCGGCAACGGCTCCGGACGGAAGTTCGGTGGCGTCCGACATGTGGGCGGGCATCGTTTTCGCGCTGATCCTCGCTTTCCTCACGGCATACTCGTACGGCGAGCTGGCGCGCCTGTACCCGGAGGCCGGGTTCGGCAGCGCGTACTACTTCGCGGAAAAAGCCTTCCTCGACCGCGAGAACAAGAGCCACCACCGTTTCGCGCGCCTGGCCAAGCTGGTCACCGGATGGGCGGCGCACCTGTTCTACTGGGTGTACCCCGGCTGCATGGTCGCCTTCACGTCCACGCTGGTCGGCTACCTGTATACGCAGTTCACCGGCGACACGCTGTCGACGGCCGAGCTGATCGGCCTGTCGGCCGCTTTCGCGATCGGCATCGGCTACATCGCGGTACGCGGCGTCAACGGCTCGACGATGACGTCGATCGTCATCAACGTCGTGCAGCTCACGTCGCTGGCGGTCTTCAGCTGCCTGGCGATCTACTACCGCCTGCACAACCCGGATCACGCGGCGCAGTGGTCGTTCAGCGGCGCCTGGGACGTGGTGCGGCCGCACAGCGTGGAGGGCGTGCTGATCCAGTCGACGGTCGCCATCCTGATCCTGGTCGGCTTCGAGAGCTGCACCGCGTTTGCCGCGGAGACGATCGACCCGCGCAAGAACATCCCGCGGGCCGTCATCCTCTCGCTGATTGCCCAGGGCCTGATTGCGTATCTGTTCGAGTACTTCGCGGCCGGCTTCATGGTCGCCGAGACGCTGACCGGCAAGGACGCCACCGGCGCCGCCGTCACCGGCCTGGGTGCCGCGGCAGCCTCCAGCGCTCCGATCGGCGACATGGCGGTCATCCTCGGCAACTCCGTGCTCGGCGGCGTGGGCTTCGGCCTGATGATCACGATCGCGCTGACGGTGTTGCTGGCGCTGATCGGTACGACGCTGTCGTGCCTCAATACGGCAGTGCGCGTCAGCTACGCGATGGCCCAGGACAAGGAGATGCCCGAGCTGCTCGGCGCGATGCACACGAACTACGCGACGCCACACCGCGCGGTATGGGTGCTGGTGGCGTTCTCGATCGTGATCGCGTCGATCGGCGTGCAGTCGGTCGTCGGCCTGACGGGTATCGCGCTGGCGTCCAACTTCGGCACGTTCGTCCTGTATGCCCTCACCTGCATCTGGACGATCATCGCGTTCGCCGAGCGCCACGACCGCCACATCCTCAAGCACTACGTGGTTCCGGTGCTCGGGCTGCTGGCCAACCTGGCCATGCTCGGTGCGATCATCTACCTGTACATCATCGGCAACTCCGATGCGCAGCACGAGGCGTACATCTGCTTCGGGATTGCGGGAGGCTGGGCTCTGCTGAGCATCCTCTACGTGGTGATCGCCAACGCTCGCGAGGGGCGCTCGATGATGCAGCACCCCGCGCGGTCGTAAACGCGGGATCGGTTCCTTCGACCACACCCGGGCAGCCTGCCGTCAAGGCAGGCTGCCCGGGTGTTCGTGTCTTCGCATGACCGAAATCGACTTTTTTCAGGCAACCGACACCGGGCCGGTTCGCAACGGCAACGAGGACTCGATCGGCGCGTGGCCGCACGAGGACGGCCTCGCCTTCGCGGTCGCCGACGGGCTCGGCGGTCACGCCGCCGGCGAAGTCGCCAGCGCGCTGGCTCTCGAGGTGCTCGGCCGCGAGCTCGACCGCGCCCCCGGCTCCTGGGACGTCGGCAAGCGCCTGCGCCGCTCGGTGCAGGAAGCCAACCTCGCGATCCACGGCAAGGCGATCGCCATTCCCGAGCTGTCGGGGATGGCCACGACCGTTACGGCCAGCGTGGTCTGCGGCGACAACCTCGTCGCCGCGCATGTCGGGGACTGCCGCCTCTACCTCGTGCGTGGCGACGAAGTGATACAGCTCACAAAGGATCATACCTGGGTGGCCGAGCAGGTGCAGTATGGCCTGATGTCGGCCCAAGCGGCGCGCTCGCATCCCAACCGCAGCCGTCTTACGCGCTGCCTCGGAATGCAGCTCATCGTCGGCATCGACGTGCTGGTGATCCCGGTCCAGGCGGGCGACGTGCTCGTCCAGATGAGCGACGGCGTGCATGCGGTGCTCGAGGATGCGACGATCGCGTCGGTTGCGAAGACTTCGAAGCCCGAGGACGCATGCCGCATGCTGATCGCGCGTGCGATCGAGGCCGGAAGCGAAGACAACCTGAGCGCCCAGGTCGCGGTCGTAGCTGCCTGCACGCCGTCCTCGACGCCGCGGCGGCGATGGTGGCATTTCGGGCGCTGAGTGCTATACGGGCCGGCTCCCGATGTCCGATCTCGAACCGAATTCCCGCCTCGACCAGTTCGAGGTGACCGGGCTGCTCGCCAAGAGCGGCATGGCAACCGTCTATCGCGCCCGTGATCGTTCGAGCGGACAGGATGTCGTCCTCAAGGTGCCTCACCTCGAGTACGCGAGCGACATCGTTTTCCACGAGCGTTTCCGGCGTGAAGAGGAGATCGGGCTGAAGCTCGATCATCCCGGCGTCGTCCGCATCATCGCTCCCGAATCGAAGAGCCGGCTGTATCTGGCGATGGAATTCGTCGCCGGCGAATCGCTGCGCGACCGGCTCAAGCGCGAAGGACGGCTGTCGATCGAGGAGGCCGTTCGCATCGGCATCGCGATTGCCGACATCCTGGAATACCTCCACTGCGCGGGCATCGTCCATCGCGACCTCAAGCCCGAGAACACGATGCTGCTCGCCGACGGCAGCATAAAGCTGCTCGACTTCGGCATCGCGCTGGATTCCTCCAGGCGCGCGCTCGAATGGAAGGGGCTTTCGCAGTCGGTCGGGACGCCGGACTACATGGCTCCCGAGCAGACGCACGGCAATCCCGGCGATGCGCGAAGCGACCTCTACTCTCTCGGGGTCATTCTCTACGAGATGCTGGCCGGGCACGTTCCGGTAAGCCAGCCGCCGCCGCCGCTCGCTCTGGAGAGGCCCGAAGTGCCGCCGGCCCTCGGGCAGATCGTCATGCAGGCGCTTGCCGAGAGCCCGTCGCGCCGTCCCCAGCGCGCGCTCGAGCTTCGCGACTCGCTCGCGCATCCGCAGAGCGTCGTTTCCAACGCGGGCGTCAGGCGATCGGCGCGCCGGCCGCAACTGGCACTGACGGTCGGCGCCGTCGTCGTCTACGTGCTGCTGATGATCGTCCTGTCGCGCATCGGCGCGTCGCACTGAGCATTAAGCGTTGGCAGTCTTGCGGCCCGCGGCGCGGCCGAAGAACGTCGCGTCTCCGAGCGAGATACCGCTGCAGTAGCCGTACGCCGCTATCCCGGAAGTCGTGCGGCCCGCGGCATACAGGCCCGCAATTGCGTTGCCGTCCGGATCGAGAACCTCCCCGCTCGCGCGCGTGTGCAAGCCTCCGAGCGTGAACGTCGCCCACAATACCTTGTCGGGACGGCAGTCGACGGCTGCAAAGGGCGCAGAGACGAGAGGCTGCAGGAGGGACGGGACCTTGTGGAACAGCGGGTCTTCTCCCTGCGCGGCAAACCGATTGTACAGCTCGACCGTCGCCTGCAGCGATCCATCGGGGAAGCCGGCGCTTCGTTCGAGCTCCTCGATCGTCTCCTCGACGAATGTCGCTTCGAAGCCGAGAGCATTGCGTTCGTAGATCGCGGTGTCGACGATCAGCCAGACCTCGCCGTCATGACGGAACAGGGCTTCCTGCCCGACACGGCCGTAGTAGGTATCCTCGTTGATGAAGCGCTGGCCGCGGCGGTTGACGACGATGCCGCGCATCAGTCGCCGCGGCGGCGTCAGCGGCAGCGCTACTTCGGCCGCGTCCATGCGGATCGTCTCGGCGCCGGCCGCCATTGCCATGCGGATCGCGCGACCGTCGTCGCCGTCGACGCCGAGCTTGAAGCTGCAGGCCGCGATGCGGGGCTGATGCCTGGCCACCATCTGCTCGTTCTTGATGAAACCGCCGGCCGTGAGCACGATTCCGCGCCGCGCGCGCACCAGGCGCTCGCTTCCTTCGTGACGCACGGCGATCCCGACGACGCGTCCATCGTCGGCGACGACCAGCGCTTCGGCGTGTGCATCACAGACGATCCGGGCGCCGCTGCGCTCGGTGGCCGCGACGAGCTTCTGCATCAGGAAACCGCCGGCTGCCGCAGGATGGCGCGGCTTGTGGGCGCGCGGCGCAGGCCTTGCGACGCGATCGAAAGGCCAGCCGTCCTCGCCGCCGGAAAACACGAGGCAGTCGTCGGTCGGCGCTTCCAGTCCCGGCTCCGGATAGAAACTGCGCTTGAACGGAACGCCGTGGGCTTCGAGCCAGTGGAAGTGCGAGACGCTCTGTTCGCAGAACTCACCGATCTTCGCTTCGTCCGGCTCGGGGCCGAGGGCCGCGACGAGAAAGCGGAACATGTCTTCGGGGCTGTCCTCGTAGCCGCACGCCTGCTGCACAGGCGTGCCTCCGCCCATGTAGATGAGGCCACCGGACATCGCCGAGGTGCCGCCGCCGCCGCCGGCTCTCTCGAGCAGGAGCACTTCGGCGCCGGCCTCTGCCGCTTCGACGGCGGCGCAGGCGCCGGCCGAGCCGAATCCGACGACGACGACGTCCGCGCTGTCGTCCCACGCCGTCACCTCGCGCTCGCGCCGCGCCTTCGAAAGGCCTGCCGACTGCTTCCCCGTCATCTGCCCGTGTCCGTGCTGCGGCGAGGGTTCTAGGGTAGTCGCGCTCTTCTTGCGAGGCCGGCCTGGCCGGCTGCGCGTTGCCTCTCGAGCATGGTCACGGCAAGCTCGCGCCGCCCGTGAGGCGCCGAGCAAAGCAGGCCGGCGCAGGCGTCGCGTCCCGGAACAAACCCGCGGAAGAAATCCGCAGAAAGCCCCAACAAGCCATCCGCAGAACCCATCCGCAGATATGATGCGAAGGAGAACCCGATGATCCTCGATCGCTTCCAGCTCGGCGGCAAGGTCGCCATCGTCACCGGCGCCAGTGCCGGCATCGGCCGCGGCAGTGCCCTCGGCCTGGCCGAGGCCGGGGCGAGCGTGGTCATCGCCGCTCGCACCAAGCCCAAGCTGGACGACGCCGCCGACGAGATCTCGCGCACCGGCGCTCGCGTGCTCGCCGTCGCGACGGACGTCAACGACTCGGCGCAGCTCGAGCGTCTTGCCGGGCTTGCGGTTTCCGAATTCGGCCGCATCGACATCCTCGTCAACAACGCGGGCGGCACGGCACCGACTCCGGCGCTGTTCCTCGACCAGGACGATTTCGCCGCGGCGTTCCACTTCAACGTCGGCACCGCGCTGCAGCTGTCGAAGCTCTGTGCGCCGCACATGATCGCCGCCGGCGGCGGATCGATCGTCAACATCTCGAGCGCGATGTCCCACGTCGTCGAGCCGGGCTTCGTCGCCTACGGCTCGGCCAAAGCGGCTCTCTCGCACATGACGCGACTGCTCGCCTGCGAATGGGCGCCTCGCATTCGCGTCAACGCGATTGCCGTCGGCGCCACCGAAACCGAGGCGCTCGGCATGTTCCTCGACGCTGCGCCGAACGTGCGCGACGAGATGATCGCGATGACGCCGATGGGCCGCCTCGGAACACCCGAAGACATCGCGCTCGGCGTGCTTTTCCTCGCGTCTCCCGCCGGCAGCTGGATCACCGGCAAGGTCTTCGAGATCGACGGTGGTACCGTCACTTCGAACTGGCCGCTGAAGATGCCGAACGGGCTCTAGCACGCTGCCCTGGGCGAGGGAGGACAACGGGCGGATGGTGCGATGCGTCGGCGCGGCGA
It includes:
- a CDS encoding APC family permease, with translation MAEGTNTSGVKATLGLTGVTMNAMALIAPGAFLWTTFQLQAAATAPDGSSVASDMWAGIVFALILAFLTAYSYGELARLYPEAGFGSAYYFAEKAFLDRENKSHHRFARLAKLVTGWAAHLFYWVYPGCMVAFTSTLVGYLYTQFTGDTLSTAELIGLSAAFAIGIGYIAVRGVNGSTMTSIVINVVQLTSLAVFSCLAIYYRLHNPDHAAQWSFSGAWDVVRPHSVEGVLIQSTVAILILVGFESCTAFAAETIDPRKNIPRAVILSLIAQGLIAYLFEYFAAGFMVAETLTGKDATGAAVTGLGAAAASSAPIGDMAVILGNSVLGGVGFGLMITIALTVLLALIGTTLSCLNTAVRVSYAMAQDKEMPELLGAMHTNYATPHRAVWVLVAFSIVIASIGVQSVVGLTGIALASNFGTFVLYALTCIWTIIAFAERHDRHILKHYVVPVLGLLANLAMLGAIIYLYIIGNSDAQHEAYICFGIAGGWALLSILYVVIANAREGRSMMQHPARS
- a CDS encoding protein phosphatase 2C domain-containing protein, whose amino-acid sequence is MTEIDFFQATDTGPVRNGNEDSIGAWPHEDGLAFAVADGLGGHAAGEVASALALEVLGRELDRAPGSWDVGKRLRRSVQEANLAIHGKAIAIPELSGMATTVTASVVCGDNLVAAHVGDCRLYLVRGDEVIQLTKDHTWVAEQVQYGLMSAQAARSHPNRSRLTRCLGMQLIVGIDVLVIPVQAGDVLVQMSDGVHAVLEDATIASVAKTSKPEDACRMLIARAIEAGSEDNLSAQVAVVAACTPSSTPRRRWWHFGR
- a CDS encoding serine/threonine-protein kinase: MSDLEPNSRLDQFEVTGLLAKSGMATVYRARDRSSGQDVVLKVPHLEYASDIVFHERFRREEEIGLKLDHPGVVRIIAPESKSRLYLAMEFVAGESLRDRLKREGRLSIEEAVRIGIAIADILEYLHCAGIVHRDLKPENTMLLADGSIKLLDFGIALDSSRRALEWKGLSQSVGTPDYMAPEQTHGNPGDARSDLYSLGVILYEMLAGHVPVSQPPPPLALERPEVPPALGQIVMQALAESPSRRPQRALELRDSLAHPQSVVSNAGVRRSARRPQLALTVGAVVVYVLLMIVLSRIGASH
- a CDS encoding FAD-dependent oxidoreductase, which produces MTGKQSAGLSKARREREVTAWDDSADVVVVGFGSAGACAAVEAAEAGAEVLLLERAGGGGGTSAMSGGLIYMGGGTPVQQACGYEDSPEDMFRFLVAALGPEPDEAKIGEFCEQSVSHFHWLEAHGVPFKRSFYPEPGLEAPTDDCLVFSGGEDGWPFDRVARPAPRAHKPRHPAAAGGFLMQKLVAATERSGARIVCDAHAEALVVADDGRVVGIAVRHEGSERLVRARRGIVLTAGGFIKNEQMVARHQPRIAACSFKLGVDGDDGRAIRMAMAAGAETIRMDAAEVALPLTPPRRLMRGIVVNRRGQRFINEDTYYGRVGQEALFRHDGEVWLIVDTAIYERNALGFEATFVEETIEELERSAGFPDGSLQATVELYNRFAAQGEDPLFHKVPSLLQPLVSAPFAAVDCRPDKVLWATFTLGGLHTRASGEVLDPDGNAIAGLYAAGRTTSGIAAYGYCSGISLGDATFFGRAAGRKTANA
- a CDS encoding glucose 1-dehydrogenase; the protein is MILDRFQLGGKVAIVTGASAGIGRGSALGLAEAGASVVIAARTKPKLDDAADEISRTGARVLAVATDVNDSAQLERLAGLAVSEFGRIDILVNNAGGTAPTPALFLDQDDFAAAFHFNVGTALQLSKLCAPHMIAAGGGSIVNISSAMSHVVEPGFVAYGSAKAALSHMTRLLACEWAPRIRVNAIAVGATETEALGMFLDAAPNVRDEMIAMTPMGRLGTPEDIALGVLFLASPAGSWITGKVFEIDGGTVTSNWPLKMPNGL